In one window of Acaryochloris thomasi RCC1774 DNA:
- the panB gene encoding 3-methyl-2-oxobutanoate hydroxymethyltransferase, producing MKKDAAYLRQKKQNGQKIVSLTCYDYPTAVLEEQAGVDLIIVGDSVGTNVLGYASEQEVTLADIAHHLRAVCRGASEPYILADLPFGTYETPQQALKNAEYLLAQGADIVKLEGMPVEVVQHLIAHDIPLCGHLGLLPQTHIKKAVQGKRFDQAKALVEDALRLEQLGILMLVLELIPEELGQIVTEKLKIPTIGIGAGRHTDGQVLIVNDILGITPRKFRLAKKYQDYQGLTLQTLQKYGHDVEQVIFPEESNVSHMAAEELQQLRDWLA from the coding sequence ATGAAGAAAGACGCAGCCTATTTGCGCCAAAAAAAGCAGAACGGTCAAAAAATTGTCTCCCTCACTTGCTATGACTACCCCACTGCTGTTCTAGAGGAGCAAGCGGGGGTCGATCTAATCATTGTGGGAGACAGCGTTGGCACCAATGTATTGGGCTACGCCAGTGAGCAGGAGGTGACTTTGGCAGATATTGCCCACCATCTACGGGCCGTCTGTCGAGGGGCTTCTGAGCCTTATATTTTGGCTGATCTGCCCTTTGGTACCTATGAAACCCCTCAGCAAGCGCTCAAGAATGCTGAGTACTTGCTGGCACAGGGGGCTGACATTGTGAAGCTAGAGGGGATGCCGGTAGAGGTCGTCCAGCATTTGATTGCCCACGACATTCCCCTTTGCGGTCATTTGGGGTTGCTTCCTCAAACCCATATCAAGAAGGCGGTGCAGGGGAAGCGCTTTGATCAGGCGAAAGCTCTCGTCGAAGATGCTCTGCGGCTTGAGCAGTTGGGAATCTTGATGCTAGTTCTGGAGTTAATTCCTGAAGAGCTGGGGCAGATCGTTACTGAGAAGCTAAAGATTCCCACAATTGGCATTGGGGCTGGTCGGCACACGGATGGGCAGGTACTGATTGTTAATGACATTCTCGGCATTACGCCGCGTAAGTTTCGGCTGGCGAAGAAGTATCAAGATTATCAGGGGCTGACGCTGCAAACCCTGCAGAAGTATGGTCACGACGTAGAGCAGGTCATCTTCCCAGAAGAATCAAATGTTAGCCACATGGCTGCAGAGGAGCTGCAGCAGTTGAGAGATTGGCTAGCGTAA
- a CDS encoding flotillin family protein produces MFEAVFAILILLGTGTGAGALVIRNLYYICQPSEVLIFAGSSRQSPDGRRVGYRLVKGGSSIRVPLLERALRMDLTNMIIELRVSNAYSKGGIPLKVDGVANIKIAGEEPTIHNAIERLLGKTRNEIEQIAKETLEGNLRGVLASLTPEQVNEDKLAFAQSLLEEAEDDLEQLGLVLDTLQIQNISDDVRFLDSIGRKQQADLQRDARISEAETQAESAIRTAENERITALKRLDRDIGVARAEAERRIQNALTQRGAVVAEVEAEVASELVRIESEVPVQQERIKQVTQQLQADVVAPAEAACKRAIAQAQGNASQIIEDGKAQAEGTQRLAESWQTAGSAARDIFLLQKLEVLLTTLSSTVPEVEIENVTVVDAMGGGAATKSAAFIEQLRHTTGIDVVGAVQGMTGSTPSALNPQGQLSERDFLSLREDIQGILDRIAEARLGSEQTEETVKIALKADTTLQGRLKRAVQAGGEAAVEALFEHPVINIPNRIIEAWVRENG; encoded by the coding sequence ATGTTTGAAGCTGTATTTGCCATCCTGATTTTATTGGGAACTGGGACAGGCGCGGGTGCTCTCGTTATTCGCAATCTCTACTACATTTGTCAGCCCAGTGAAGTCCTTATTTTTGCGGGAAGTTCTCGCCAATCACCCGATGGACGACGGGTTGGCTATCGCTTGGTCAAAGGAGGCAGCAGCATTCGTGTGCCTTTGCTAGAGCGGGCGCTGCGGATGGATTTGACCAATATGATTATTGAGCTGCGCGTCTCGAATGCTTACTCTAAGGGCGGCATTCCGCTGAAGGTGGATGGGGTTGCCAATATCAAAATTGCGGGTGAAGAACCCACCATTCACAATGCCATTGAACGCTTGCTGGGCAAAACCCGTAATGAAATTGAGCAAATTGCTAAAGAAACGCTAGAGGGCAATCTTCGGGGAGTTTTAGCCAGTCTGACACCGGAGCAGGTGAACGAAGATAAACTTGCCTTTGCTCAGAGCCTACTCGAAGAGGCTGAAGATGATTTAGAGCAGTTGGGACTTGTCCTGGATACGCTGCAAATTCAAAATATCTCTGACGATGTAAGATTTTTAGATTCTATTGGTCGCAAGCAACAGGCCGATCTTCAACGAGATGCCCGCATTTCAGAAGCAGAGACTCAGGCTGAATCGGCGATTCGGACGGCTGAGAACGAGAGAATTACTGCGCTGAAGCGTTTAGATCGTGACATTGGCGTGGCCCGTGCAGAAGCTGAACGCCGGATTCAAAACGCTCTTACCCAGCGTGGAGCGGTGGTGGCGGAAGTCGAGGCTGAGGTTGCTTCTGAACTGGTGCGAATTGAGTCTGAGGTGCCGGTACAGCAGGAGCGGATTAAGCAGGTAACTCAACAGCTTCAGGCAGATGTGGTAGCCCCGGCAGAGGCTGCTTGTAAACGTGCGATCGCACAGGCCCAGGGTAATGCTTCTCAGATCATCGAAGACGGTAAAGCCCAGGCTGAAGGTACACAGCGACTGGCCGAATCCTGGCAAACGGCTGGATCTGCGGCCCGTGATATCTTTTTGCTGCAAAAGCTAGAAGTGCTGCTGACAACGCTTTCTTCCACTGTGCCAGAGGTTGAGATCGAAAACGTTACGGTTGTCGATGCTATGGGTGGCGGTGCTGCGACTAAGTCGGCTGCTTTCATTGAGCAGTTGCGGCACACGACAGGTATTGATGTTGTGGGTGCTGTTCAAGGGATGACCGGTTCTACTCCGTCTGCTCTGAATCCCCAAGGTCAGCTCAGCGAACGGGATTTTCTATCGCTGCGAGAGGATATACAAGGCATTCTCGATCGCATCGCTGAAGCTCGGCTCGGTAGCGAGCAAACAGAGGAAACGGTGAAAATTGCGCTCAAGGCTGATACGACCCTGCAGGGCCGTCTTAAGCGAGCGGTTCAGGCGGGTGGAGAAGCTGCCGTTGAGGCACTGTTTGAACACCCCGTGATTAATATTCCCAATCGCATTATTGAGGCTTGGGTTCGAGAAAACGGATGA
- the gltS gene encoding sodium/glutamate symporter has product MTISLAGLNLLLASIFILALGRVIEHLPGLRQLNIPASVIGGLTCSVLLSGLSFYTPIQFEFGLALRDACLLIFFGALGFTAQIKRLQQGGRTLAILFGITVIFLVLQNITGVLVASLLQQPLIYGLLAGTIACAGGHATAITWGTVMEAHGFTDAVEFGSAAATLGLVLGGLLGGPIAQRLIHRHQLQAELPELFLNDTAQTEETVPTTLDSVMGAAVLLALALSLGLGLHTLLLRWGIIIPSFLPVLIAGATLTNLLDALKVTVHQSVIRLSGNVTLQLFLVMSLMSSQWLTLADNAGPLIAILAAQSLVMVMFASFIVFPLVGRDYDATVLCAGFTGLGLGATPIGIANMQAITDQYGASSKAFVLIPLMGVFCLDITNSVIIEGCLQLPFIVL; this is encoded by the coding sequence GTGACGATTTCCCTAGCGGGCCTCAATCTCTTACTGGCAAGCATTTTTATCCTCGCTTTAGGGAGAGTCATTGAACATCTGCCGGGATTGAGGCAGCTCAATATTCCGGCATCCGTCATTGGCGGATTGACCTGTAGCGTGTTGCTATCAGGCCTGAGTTTTTATACCCCCATTCAGTTCGAGTTTGGCCTTGCACTCAGAGATGCTTGCCTGCTGATCTTCTTTGGAGCCTTGGGATTTACGGCTCAGATTAAGCGGCTACAGCAGGGAGGACGGACTCTGGCGATTCTGTTTGGCATTACGGTGATTTTTCTAGTGCTCCAGAACATCACAGGAGTTCTAGTAGCCTCCTTACTTCAGCAGCCGCTGATCTACGGCTTGCTGGCAGGGACCATTGCCTGTGCGGGTGGCCACGCCACCGCAATCACCTGGGGCACAGTAATGGAAGCGCATGGCTTTACCGATGCAGTGGAGTTCGGCTCTGCGGCGGCTACCTTAGGCTTAGTACTGGGGGGACTCTTGGGGGGACCTATCGCCCAACGCCTAATTCATCGTCATCAGCTGCAGGCTGAATTGCCCGAGCTTTTCTTGAATGACACCGCCCAGACGGAAGAGACAGTTCCGACAACCTTAGATTCTGTGATGGGGGCTGCCGTCCTGCTGGCCCTCGCCCTGAGCCTAGGGTTGGGGCTACACACATTACTGCTGCGTTGGGGGATTATCATCCCGAGCTTTTTGCCGGTCTTGATTGCCGGAGCGACGTTAACCAACCTCCTGGACGCCCTCAAAGTTACGGTGCATCAATCTGTCATTCGTCTATCAGGCAACGTGACACTGCAGCTTTTCTTAGTCATGAGCCTCATGAGTTCGCAGTGGCTAACATTGGCCGACAATGCAGGGCCACTGATCGCGATCCTAGCGGCTCAAAGTCTGGTGATGGTGATGTTCGCCTCTTTCATTGTTTTTCCGCTGGTGGGTCGTGACTACGATGCCACCGTGCTCTGTGCAGGCTTCACAGGGCTGGGATTAGGTGCGACTCCCATTGGCATCGCTAACATGCAGGCCATTACAGATCAGTATGGTGCTTCATCTAAAGCCTTCGTCCTCATTCCGTTGATGGGGGTCTTCTGTTTAGACATCACCAATAGCGTGATCATTGAGGGCTGCCTGCAACTGCCGTTCATCGTTCTATGA
- a CDS encoding sensor histidine kinase yields MAFVWFLCGLAVGLGLFVESSRRLNRRLAEMLRLFSGGTNARKSVTLGQFNRLLTQSRTEQRDLQQQALVWRNILKAAPIGYLEVDGADQIHWYNSTARQLLKIDLSPRLTEGRLLLQVVRSLELEKLIRDVRQSQQSNCQDWIVYTLPIDGLPGTAQSLPLRGYGIPLPDLHVGVFVEDRQEATTLTQERDRWASDVAHELKTPLTSIRLMVETLQSQIEPSLHNWTERLLNETTRLSNLVQDVLELSHVSGRNEDVLCLSAVDLPALVRSAWLNLEPLAQQRNLALYYQGPDHLSLQADEARLYRVLVNIIDNGIKHSHYDQAIMIEIGTEAKPQTEPGQTEEADWVVIDIIDAGDGFPPVAIAHIFKRFFRADTSRVRTSGSNGSSLQTLPATGSGSGLGLAIVAQIVAAHGGRVEAQNHPKTGGAWLRILLPHSL; encoded by the coding sequence ATGGCTTTTGTATGGTTCCTCTGTGGGCTGGCGGTGGGCCTGGGCCTATTTGTTGAGTCCAGTCGGCGCTTAAACCGGAGGCTCGCGGAGATGCTCCGGCTGTTCTCGGGTGGCACTAACGCGAGAAAAAGCGTGACTTTAGGGCAGTTTAATCGCTTGCTCACCCAGAGCCGCACCGAACAGCGAGACCTGCAGCAGCAGGCTCTGGTGTGGAGAAACATTTTAAAGGCAGCACCCATCGGCTATCTAGAGGTTGATGGGGCAGATCAAATCCACTGGTATAACTCGACGGCCCGCCAGTTGCTCAAGATCGATCTTTCTCCCCGCCTCACAGAGGGACGACTGCTGCTGCAGGTGGTGCGCTCTCTAGAGCTAGAGAAACTCATCAGAGATGTGCGCCAATCCCAGCAGTCTAACTGCCAAGACTGGATTGTGTATACGCTACCCATTGATGGCCTACCGGGGACGGCACAAAGTCTGCCGTTGAGAGGTTACGGCATTCCACTACCAGATCTGCATGTAGGCGTGTTTGTTGAAGATCGCCAAGAGGCAACGACGCTGACGCAGGAGCGCGATCGCTGGGCTTCAGATGTCGCCCACGAACTCAAGACCCCGCTGACGTCCATTCGCCTGATGGTGGAGACGCTACAGTCTCAAATTGAACCCAGCCTACATAACTGGACTGAACGCCTTTTGAATGAGACCACGCGGCTCAGTAATTTAGTCCAGGATGTACTGGAACTCAGTCACGTCAGCGGTCGAAATGAAGATGTTTTATGTTTATCTGCGGTGGATTTACCGGCGTTGGTGCGCTCTGCATGGCTAAATCTAGAGCCGCTGGCGCAGCAGAGAAACCTGGCGCTCTACTACCAGGGGCCTGATCATTTAAGCCTGCAGGCGGATGAAGCGCGTCTCTATCGGGTGTTGGTGAACATCATCGACAACGGGATTAAGCATAGTCACTATGATCAGGCGATCATGATCGAGATCGGCACAGAGGCGAAGCCGCAGACCGAGCCGGGGCAGACGGAGGAGGCTGATTGGGTTGTCATTGACATCATTGATGCGGGTGACGGGTTCCCGCCAGTTGCGATCGCACATATTTTCAAGCGTTTTTTTCGGGCCGACACCTCACGGGTGCGAACCAGCGGCTCTAACGGCTCTAGCCTCCAGACCCTTCCGGCAACGGGCAGCGGCAGCGGTTTAGGTCTAGCGATTGTGGCGCAAATTGTCGCCGCTCATGGAGGGCGCGTCGAGGCCCAAAATCATCCTAAAACTGGCGGAGCCTGGTTACGGATTTTGCTACCCCATTCACTCTAA
- a CDS encoding response regulator transcription factor, which translates to MLSTDSALQQLGSISATVDQILLVEDEENIRETIALALRSEGYRVSTAADGRSALEFLQSMQRRGHISETPGLDLIILDIMLPGINGLDLCRFLRREGSAIPVLMLSAKGTEADRVVGLEVGADDYLTKPFGMRELIARCRALLRRNRFNTQGQGAMLQVREICLYTEECRVTVRNQEVNLSPKEFRILELFMSYPRRVWPREQILEKIWGPDFIGDSKTVDVHIRWLREKIEEDPSKPDYLVTVRGFGYRFG; encoded by the coding sequence ATGCTCTCAACTGATTCTGCCTTACAACAGCTGGGCTCAATATCGGCCACCGTTGATCAGATTTTGCTAGTTGAAGATGAAGAAAATATTCGTGAAACAATTGCCCTAGCCCTCAGAAGCGAAGGCTATCGGGTTTCCACCGCAGCAGATGGCCGCTCGGCCCTAGAGTTTTTGCAGTCTATGCAGCGACGTGGTCACATCTCGGAAACGCCAGGTCTTGACTTGATTATTCTCGACATCATGCTGCCGGGTATTAATGGTCTCGATCTCTGTCGGTTTCTGAGACGGGAAGGTTCCGCAATTCCCGTGCTCATGCTCAGCGCCAAAGGCACAGAGGCCGACCGGGTGGTGGGCCTTGAAGTGGGCGCGGATGACTACCTTACGAAACCCTTTGGCATGCGGGAGCTCATTGCTCGCTGTCGTGCCTTGCTGCGCCGTAATCGCTTCAATACCCAGGGGCAGGGCGCAATGCTGCAGGTGCGCGAGATTTGCCTCTACACCGAAGAATGTCGGGTGACCGTCCGCAATCAAGAGGTCAATCTATCCCCTAAAGAGTTCCGAATTTTAGAGCTGTTCATGAGCTATCCTCGGCGGGTTTGGCCACGAGAGCAAATTCTAGAGAAGATCTGGGGGCCTGATTTCATTGGCGATAGCAAGACAGTGGACGTGCATATCCGCTGGCTGCGAGAAAAAATTGAAGAAGATCCCAGTAAGCCTGACTATCTGGTCACGGTTCGTGGCTTTGGCTATCGATTTGGCTAA
- the rlmD gene encoding 23S rRNA (uracil(1939)-C(5))-methyltransferase RlmD, giving the protein MSPTDLSPPTSEPAASWHQGALIELVIANLSPTGDGVGRWGEDQRVVFVPDTVPGDRISARLVRVKPKYANAQLQELLEPSTYRIRPHCIVADKCGGCQWQPVDYTYQISAKQDQVVQALGRIGKFQDPPVDEILAAPSPLGYRNKVTYPLTNRRSHGEKKVQAGYYRKGSHRLVNLNQCPVQDPHLDPLLAAIKQDIQDLEWPVYNEKTHEGIIRHLSMRVGRRTEEILITLVVCNDDIPVLGAQAAAWMRDHPGIVGVCLNINSERTNRIFGKRTDCIVGRPYLVEEFAGLQFHIRANTFFQIHTEQAEALLEVILAELNLQGHETVLDAYCGIGTLSLPIARHAAQVVGLEVQEEAVKSAIANAALNNITNVTFQTGKVERLLSVQDDTPDIVLVDPPRKGCSEAVVEQLLELKAPRLVYMSCNPATLARDLKFLCQGGDYQLTRVQPADFFPQTAHVECVAFLERQSPT; this is encoded by the coding sequence ATCTCTCCCACTGATCTATCTCCCCCTACCTCTGAGCCTGCTGCCTCTTGGCATCAGGGAGCGCTTATCGAGCTTGTGATTGCAAATCTCAGCCCCACGGGTGATGGCGTGGGTCGTTGGGGAGAGGATCAGCGGGTGGTGTTTGTCCCCGATACGGTACCGGGCGATCGCATCTCTGCCCGCCTGGTTCGCGTCAAGCCCAAGTACGCCAACGCCCAGCTTCAAGAGCTTTTAGAACCATCGACGTATAGAATTCGGCCTCATTGTATAGTGGCCGATAAATGCGGCGGCTGTCAGTGGCAGCCAGTGGACTATACCTATCAGATCAGCGCCAAACAGGACCAAGTGGTTCAGGCCCTCGGGCGGATTGGTAAGTTTCAGGATCCGCCTGTGGATGAGATTTTGGCAGCGCCTTCACCGCTGGGCTATCGCAACAAAGTCACCTATCCCCTGACGAATCGCCGCAGTCACGGTGAGAAGAAAGTGCAGGCGGGCTACTACCGAAAAGGCAGTCACCGACTGGTTAACCTCAACCAGTGTCCAGTTCAAGATCCGCACCTTGATCCCCTGCTGGCGGCTATCAAGCAAGATATTCAAGATTTGGAATGGCCGGTTTACAACGAAAAGACTCACGAAGGCATTATTCGCCATCTGTCGATGCGGGTGGGGCGGCGAACGGAGGAAATTTTGATCACCTTGGTGGTGTGCAACGACGATATTCCGGTGCTCGGTGCCCAGGCTGCCGCTTGGATGCGAGACCACCCAGGAATTGTGGGCGTGTGTCTCAACATCAATTCTGAGCGCACGAATCGCATTTTTGGCAAGCGCACCGACTGTATTGTGGGTCGCCCCTATCTGGTGGAAGAGTTTGCGGGACTGCAGTTCCACATTCGGGCCAATACGTTTTTCCAGATTCATACTGAGCAAGCGGAAGCGCTGCTAGAGGTGATCTTGGCAGAACTTAATCTGCAGGGCCATGAAACGGTGCTGGATGCCTACTGTGGAATTGGGACGTTGTCTTTGCCTATTGCCCGTCATGCAGCCCAAGTCGTGGGATTAGAGGTGCAGGAAGAGGCGGTGAAAAGTGCGATCGCAAATGCAGCCCTGAACAACATCACCAACGTTACCTTCCAGACCGGCAAAGTTGAAAGGCTGCTGTCTGTGCAGGATGACACTCCTGACATCGTGCTGGTCGATCCGCCGCGCAAAGGCTGTTCAGAGGCCGTTGTTGAACAACTGCTAGAGCTGAAAGCACCTCGGCTGGTCTACATGAGCTGCAACCCCGCCACCCTGGCCCGCGATCTCAAATTCTTATGCCAAGGGGGTGACTATCAGCTTACCCGCGTGCAGCCCGCCGACTTCTTCCCCCAGACCGCCCATGTTGAATGTGTCGCATTCCTGGAGCGACAGTCACCAACGTGA
- a CDS encoding flotillin family protein encodes MGEFTVHKQQAAAVPIALTIFAVIVIIWFLKSFLRICNPNEILILSGRKHRNQEGQSLGYRVIFGGRVIAIPIIETVKTMDVTTMPVPVEVQNAYSKGGTPLDIQAIANVKISSNHSVVGNAIERFLDRDRAEISRVARETLEGNLRGVVALLTPEQINEDRLQFAERIAQDVSRDLSKLGLQLDTLKIQSVSDEVDYLSSIGRRRIAQIVRDAEIAESNAMGEADRIEADCQQQAEVAKTDALSIIQQKQNELRKIKAELEQEAKSAEERTTAAAKEAKARAEQQLQAMRADLERLRLEADEVLPAEARRQAQELTAKGSAAELAENAKAAAEVNDLFSQVWQETGTDASEVFLIQQIEMVLKQAAEIPQRVHLKRVNVIDNGDGKSIASLANAYPEIVRQFLERVDQTLGIDVTGTLNRSRTGDSE; translated from the coding sequence ATGGGAGAGTTCACCGTCCATAAGCAGCAAGCGGCAGCGGTTCCCATCGCTCTCACAATTTTTGCTGTAATCGTGATAATTTGGTTCCTCAAAAGCTTTCTTCGCATTTGCAACCCCAATGAGATCTTGATCCTCTCGGGACGCAAGCATCGGAATCAAGAAGGTCAGAGCCTCGGTTATCGGGTCATTTTTGGCGGACGAGTGATTGCGATTCCGATTATTGAAACCGTCAAAACAATGGACGTGACCACGATGCCCGTCCCGGTGGAGGTGCAAAATGCCTACTCGAAAGGGGGAACGCCGCTGGATATTCAGGCCATTGCTAATGTCAAAATCTCTAGCAATCACAGCGTTGTGGGCAACGCCATTGAGCGCTTTTTAGATCGCGATCGCGCCGAAATTTCCCGAGTCGCCCGAGAAACTCTGGAAGGCAACCTCCGGGGCGTTGTCGCCCTCTTGACCCCTGAGCAAATTAACGAAGATCGCCTCCAGTTTGCTGAGCGGATTGCCCAGGATGTCTCTAGAGATTTATCAAAACTGGGGCTGCAGCTTGACACGCTCAAGATTCAAAGCGTCTCTGATGAAGTTGACTACCTCAGCTCCATCGGTCGCCGTCGGATTGCTCAGATTGTCCGAGATGCTGAGATTGCGGAGTCTAATGCGATGGGTGAAGCCGATCGCATCGAAGCCGACTGCCAGCAGCAGGCAGAAGTTGCCAAGACAGACGCCCTTTCCATAATTCAGCAAAAGCAAAACGAACTGCGGAAAATTAAGGCCGAGCTAGAGCAGGAAGCCAAATCTGCCGAAGAGCGAACCACTGCGGCAGCGAAAGAAGCAAAAGCTAGGGCCGAACAGCAGCTTCAGGCCATGCGTGCTGATCTAGAACGGCTGCGTTTAGAGGCTGACGAAGTGTTACCTGCTGAAGCTCGACGTCAGGCCCAAGAGCTGACGGCAAAAGGCTCAGCGGCTGAGCTGGCAGAGAATGCTAAGGCGGCGGCTGAAGTGAATGACCTGTTCTCTCAGGTATGGCAAGAGACAGGGACAGATGCCTCAGAGGTGTTCTTGATTCAGCAGATTGAGATGGTGCTTAAGCAGGCGGCTGAGATTCCGCAGCGGGTGCATCTTAAACGCGTAAATGTGATTGATAACGGCGACGGTAAATCTATCGCTAGCCTTGCCAACGCCTACCCCGAAATTGTGCGGCAGTTCTTAGAACGCGTTGACCAGACCTTAGGAATTGACGTCACTGGCACCCTCAATCGTAGTCGTACAGGAGATTCTGAATAA
- a CDS encoding DUF1449 family protein, which translates to MFATIYWFCFLIGGVFVALAVIGGVDGVEFEFEPDTDLDLNDKGDGRLSTSAPPRFRSSKRGFTLLDVVTSFKFWTFGLCFFGLTGLVFSHLRVPLSPFIVMIIAAAMGLLAGTAMSSILLSLRRRHADSLIRAEDLIGCSGTVEIPFDATTRGKVRLEVKGTSRDFVAMTDHPSLLAFGTSVMVVGTKNNQVWVVAEETLQQSPA; encoded by the coding sequence ATGTTTGCAACAATTTATTGGTTTTGTTTTTTGATCGGGGGTGTGTTTGTTGCCCTAGCTGTTATTGGGGGCGTCGATGGGGTTGAATTCGAATTTGAACCCGATACCGATCTCGACCTAAACGATAAAGGGGATGGTCGCCTCTCTACGTCTGCACCTCCCCGTTTTCGCTCGTCGAAGCGTGGCTTTACGCTACTTGATGTCGTGACCAGCTTTAAATTTTGGACTTTTGGGCTTTGCTTCTTCGGCCTGACAGGCTTGGTCTTCTCCCACCTACGGGTGCCTCTCTCACCGTTCATCGTGATGATCATTGCAGCGGCAATGGGGTTGCTAGCAGGAACTGCGATGTCGAGTATCTTACTCAGCCTGCGTCGTCGCCATGCCGACAGCTTAATTCGGGCCGAAGATCTAATTGGCTGTTCCGGCACGGTGGAAATCCCCTTTGATGCCACAACGCGAGGTAAGGTAAGGCTCGAAGTCAAAGGTACCAGCCGAGATTTCGTTGCCATGACCGATCACCCCTCTCTCCTTGCGTTTGGAACATCAGTGATGGTCGTCGGCACTAAAAACAATCAAGTGTGGGTGGTTGCTGAAGAAACGCTGCAGCAGTCTCCTGCATAA